ATCTTTTCTTTCAAATCAACCTGTCTAAAATCAATGTGCAACATATCCCCACTTACTGGGTGGACTTGAACCTTTGAGACCAACACAGACCTGCCACCTAAATCAATTAGCTGGGTCTCACCTGCTGTCTTGAATACTTCTCTAAACTCTTTTGCATCAACAACAATAGTCTCTGACTTTATATTTTTACCAAAAATGTTAGCTGGTATTTTGCCAGCCTTACGAAGTGTTTTAACCTTCCTACCAACTACTTCTCTTTTTTCAGTTTTTAGTTTGATTGTCATCTATTTTAAAAATAATCTAATGCTAAGGTCTTTAGCCAGAGTTGTATTATAGCTTGAAATACCCTTTCCGGTCAAGGAAAGATTATTTGTAGTAATATTTATTTTAATCAGGTCTTCGTCTGTTCCCGCTTGTTTAAAGATATTTAAATCATATTGCCCTCCTTGAGCAATGGTTTCATTTGGGGTCTCCCAAACAACTTGTATCCTCTTTTGTGTTGAAGGTATTACTTCAATCAGGAAACCAGCCTCGAGACGTCCATCAATTTCGGTTAAATCATAGCTTAAATCGTTGTAGCCTGCATAAAGATCATATTCTCTGATCCCAACAATTTTGGCAGACAAAGGTAATACAATCCTTGCATAATTTTTATACAAACCTTGATTACCTATTGCTGGGCTAGCAGAATTATCATATGTAGTAAAAAGTTCGTGTGTTATCTGACTTGTGTTAATTGTCAAATTTAAATCATGGTCTCGTTTAATAAAATAGTTAGCCTTGTTAACCCCCAAGTTGGCATCAACAACAAGGAAACTATCTCTAAAACATCTAGGACCACATTCTGTGGAAAAATCTAACTGGCCAGTATAACCTAAGTTGTATAAGGCAGACTGGGCGTAAGTGTCGTGTAGAAATACTTGTATATGTTTTCTTTCCAAACTTTGATAAACCTCTTTGAAAAGAAGTGGATATTTGTCTTGGGGTAAAGATCTAATTTCATTAATTAAAAGCCTTGATAGTGATGTTAGTATTGAAGCCTTCTTTATAGACCCAGGAAAAAATTCGTCTTCAACTTCAGATTGAATAACTTGATATAGGTTGTTTTGATCAAGAGTTAAATTGTAATCAGTTAAATTAATCTGACCAATAACGCCTATCAATCTCTTGACAAAATAGAGGTCGATAGCAATTACTCCATCGACCTGTTGTGATATCTCTTTGTCTAAAAACCATTCTGCCTTAACCGCTGAACTTGAAAAATCGGGGTCCCAATTTGAATCCCTTAAGTACCAGCCCCCCTCTCCAAGGTGTGTTTTAATTGGCTCAGGTGGGTCCACGTGGCCTTTTAGTTGACCATCTGCACTATAGACATCATTTACAACCATTTCTGTTAACCTACCTTTGTCAAAAGTGGCTAATGCAAACGATCCTATAAATCCCCCTGTTGGTCTAAGCTCCATATTGTTTTGAAACAAAATCAAATATTTTTTTGGCTTGTCAATTCCCAATAGATTATTGCTTCTTGAAACTAAATTTTTAAGTTCATACAAATTACTCTTATAAAGCCCAATGTTAATCGATCTTTTTGAAAGGTAACTTTTCAACAAATCCGCCCAAAAACCTTGATAGTCATTAATATCACCTTGCAGGAAACTTGTATCTGTGTGGAGCTTGTCTAGGCTTGCCGAAATACTATTTGTTTCGAATGCTAAGTCAAAACTACTATCACCCATTACCTTGCCAACCAAGGATCTTGAAGTGTCTGCCAAAACGATACCCTCTTTAATTAAAAGTGCAGACTTATACAGTATATTCCCACTATCATATATAAAATTGTTACCAAAACTTAATTTTTTTGAATATGAGGACGTCTCTAGACCAGCATTAACTAAAGTTTTTGCCAAAGTATTATTACCGAAAATCAAAAAGGTTGATAAATAAAGAAGGGTGGCAGAAATTAACATCAAATAAAATGGCGTGAGTATCAATAAGACCAAAAACAATAATGCTTTGAGAGTTTTTTTAGATATCGGAATCTTGCTTTCCTTTTGCTTTTTGTTAAATACTATTTTCTCTTTAGGCAACAAATGGCTGTCTACCTTTTTTTGTGTAGTGAGTAAAAAAGTATCTTTTGTGCTTTTAACTGCAGTCCTTAATGAAAACTCGCAATTTAGGTTAGTGCTTGAATGTAGTTCAACTTGCTGCCATGGTTCTTTTTTAAATACAATATTTTGTTGATCTACGTTTAAGTCGTCGGTGATAAACAGCTTCTTGGTTTTTCTAGGGCCTATTAAGGCCACTTTTTGGCCGGAGATACCAAAGGAAAACATTTCACGGACTACAACCTCTGACAATTTGACAACAGAGATTGCATTAACTAGTTGGCTAGTCTCATTTACCTTTATCCTTTCACTTAAGATGGATTGCATAATTAAATCGTGTGAAAGACTGTCTGGGTTGTATGAAACACCCTGCCCTAAAATATCAGGTACCAACAATATCCCAAGGTTTGGAGAGTTATCAATTAAACCTTGCAATAAGTCCTCTGTTACAAACTTTTTAGACTTTAAAACATATAGTGGGTGTAAAACAAGAATCTTACAGTCAATGTCGTTAATAAACTTAGACACCTTACTTAAGTAATCTTCATAATCACAAAGGTTTACAATTAGATAACTTAAGGTTTTGCCTTTTAATTTTTCAAAATCCTGTGAAACTAAAGTTTTTAAATATTTTTGACTAAACTTTTCCTTTAACTTATCTGTTAATGCGCCATCCTTAGAGTAAATTCCAACCAGCCCATCAAAGTTTTCCATATTCAATAATCGTACCACAGAAGCTGTATAAAAATTAAGGTTTCAAATTACCGTATGCGGTTTCTTTTGATAAACAAAAATAATTTTCATTTTCCCGTTGAAGCAAATAACACTCTATTACCAAGCATGTTCCTTAACGTGAAGTATTTACATCAAGTTCTTTATTTACTAAACTGTCTGCTAAAACATTTTTCTCTCTATAACCCCATTGAAAAACTATTTTTAAGTTGTATTTTTTGATTAATGTTTTTATATCATTAAATATTTTTACTAAATTTTTGTTTTTAACTTTGTAAAAACCGTTTAGTTGTCTTTCTACTAACTGAGAATCAAGATTCACAACTACTGAAGAGTTTTCATTAACAACTGGTAACTTTATTAACCATTCAACGGCCATTAAAACAGCTGCATACTCTGCTACATTGTTAGTATTAATACCAAGATATTTGCTTTCTGAATACTCTATTTTTTTTGAGTCGTCAACGACAACAAAAGCAGAAGCTGAAGGACCTGGATTTCCTCTTGAACCACCATCACAATATATTGTCATCATATCTTTTGTATATTAATGTTTTTTCGCTATTTTAGAAAGTGCCAAGACAAAGGTAAAAAGCAATAAGTTT
This bacterium DNA region includes the following protein-coding sequences:
- a CDS encoding DUF4012 domain-containing protein, which gives rise to MENFDGLVGIYSKDGALTDKLKEKFSQKYLKTLVSQDFEKLKGKTLSYLIVNLCDYEDYLSKVSKFINDIDCKILVLHPLYVLKSKKFVTEDLLQGLIDNSPNLGILLVPDILGQGVSYNPDSLSHDLIMQSILSERIKVNETSQLVNAISVVKLSEVVVREMFSFGISGQKVALIGPRKTKKLFITDDLNVDQQNIVFKKEPWQQVELHSSTNLNCEFSLRTAVKSTKDTFLLTTQKKVDSHLLPKEKIVFNKKQKESKIPISKKTLKALLFLVLLILTPFYLMLISATLLYLSTFLIFGNNTLAKTLVNAGLETSSYSKKLSFGNNFIYDSGNILYKSALLIKEGIVLADTSRSLVGKVMGDSSFDLAFETNSISASLDKLHTDTSFLQGDINDYQGFWADLLKSYLSKRSINIGLYKSNLYELKNLVSRSNNLLGIDKPKKYLILFQNNMELRPTGGFIGSFALATFDKGRLTEMVVNDVYSADGQLKGHVDPPEPIKTHLGEGGWYLRDSNWDPDFSSSAVKAEWFLDKEISQQVDGVIAIDLYFVKRLIGVIGQINLTDYNLTLDQNNLYQVIQSEVEDEFFPGSIKKASILTSLSRLLINEIRSLPQDKYPLLFKEVYQSLERKHIQVFLHDTYAQSALYNLGYTGQLDFSTECGPRCFRDSFLVVDANLGVNKANYFIKRDHDLNLTINTSQITHELFTTYDNSASPAIGNQGLYKNYARIVLPLSAKIVGIREYDLYAGYNDLSYDLTEIDGRLEAGFLIEVIPSTQKRIQVVWETPNETIAQGGQYDLNIFKQAGTDEDLIKINITTNNLSLTGKGISSYNTTLAKDLSIRLFLK
- a CDS encoding ribonuclease HI family protein gives rise to the protein MMTIYCDGGSRGNPGPSASAFVVVDDSKKIEYSESKYLGINTNNVAEYAAVLMAVEWLIKLPVVNENSSVVVNLDSQLVERQLNGFYKVKNKNLVKIFNDIKTLIKKYNLKIVFQWGYREKNVLADSLVNKELDVNTSR